AACAATGGATGCGGAGCGAGAGGACGGGATTTAAATTCGGGATGAAATTGCGTGCCAAGAAAAAACGGGTGCTTTGATTTCGGAAGCTCGGCGATTTCCATCAACTCGCGGTTCGGGGACGAACCGGAAAAGACCAACCCATGCTTTGCCAGCGCATCAACATATTCAGGATTTACTTCATAGCGATGGCGATGTCGCTCGGAGATTTTCTGCTG
The sequence above is a segment of the bacterium genome. Coding sequences within it:
- a CDS encoding CTP synthase → EQKKNMLEKNYGATMRLGAYPAVLAEKTVAYEAYGQQKISERHRHRYEVNPEYVDALAKHGLVFSGSSPNRELMEIAELPKSKHPFFLGTQFHPEFKSRPLAPHPLFLAFVKAAAK